In a single window of the Leptospira sanjuanensis genome:
- a CDS encoding LptF/LptG family permease → MKTPSIQLNPDSIRSFFRKWKEEFFPPKLLDRYLFGEFFKIFIGTVILLTGIMLLSLVNDNMRNFTATKAPRYHVALFLIYSLPKIISTTVVSMSLMFSICFTVGQFSVNKELVSMMAAGVSFFRIVAPLIIFGILMWIVMLLGTEFIVRPVNKLAKIEHDTLTEGMGTLANSVYQFHVKGKEGFYYLYFYDPDKDEINGGFNYIRLRPDGSPETVISSLKAKYNYDTRLWKMKKVEEWHFDNDLKLSSQESFDEKEYELPEDPTYFKVPAGSVEEMNLFQLGEEEKRRIQKGLSYGDVLTEKHSVFALPMMTIIVTLIGTIAGYFTKKTAGVASLGITIGVVLIYYIFNSAGKSLGENGVIPPFVGVWITPGLFLGLCFWMFRKMNL, encoded by the coding sequence ATGAAAACACCTTCGATTCAACTCAATCCGGATTCGATCCGATCCTTCTTCCGCAAATGGAAGGAAGAATTTTTTCCGCCGAAACTCTTAGACCGATATTTATTCGGAGAATTTTTTAAGATCTTTATCGGAACCGTGATTCTTCTCACGGGCATTATGTTGCTTTCTCTTGTAAACGACAACATGCGGAACTTCACGGCCACCAAGGCTCCGCGTTATCATGTCGCATTATTTTTAATCTACAGTCTGCCTAAGATCATCTCGACCACGGTCGTATCGATGTCCTTGATGTTCTCGATCTGTTTCACCGTGGGTCAATTTTCCGTAAACAAGGAACTCGTATCCATGATGGCCGCCGGTGTTTCTTTTTTTAGAATCGTCGCGCCTCTCATTATCTTCGGAATTTTAATGTGGATCGTAATGTTGCTCGGAACGGAGTTCATCGTAAGACCGGTGAACAAACTCGCCAAAATAGAACACGATACTCTCACCGAAGGGATGGGAACTCTCGCCAACAGCGTTTATCAGTTTCACGTAAAAGGAAAAGAGGGATTTTATTATTTATACTTCTACGATCCCGATAAGGACGAAATCAACGGCGGCTTCAATTACATCCGTCTTCGGCCCGACGGTTCTCCCGAAACCGTGATCTCTTCCTTAAAGGCAAAGTATAACTATGATACGAGACTTTGGAAGATGAAGAAGGTCGAAGAATGGCATTTCGACAACGACCTTAAGTTATCCTCCCAAGAATCGTTCGACGAAAAGGAATACGAACTTCCCGAAGACCCGACTTACTTTAAGGTTCCGGCGGGTTCCGTGGAGGAAATGAATCTCTTTCAACTCGGAGAAGAGGAAAAAAGAAGAATTCAAAAAGGTCTTTCCTACGGAGATGTTCTCACGGAAAAACATTCCGTGTTTGCTTTGCCGATGATGACGATCATCGTTACGCTCATCGGAACCATTGCGGGATATTTTACGAAGAAGACGGCGGGAGTCGCGTCTCTCGGAATCACGATCGGAGTCGTGTTGATCTATTATATCTTCAATTCCGCGGGAAAATCGCTCGGCGAAAACGGCGTTATTCCTCCCTTCGTTGGAGTTTGGATCACACCCGGACTTTTTCTCGGATTGTGTTTCTGGATGTTTCGAAAAATGAATCTTTAA
- a CDS encoding M48 family metallopeptidase produces the protein MDHLYPASPANIPSDLTGLNRAHKRNLWLTVIGLILFLLVYLALSGWFVWSSYSLIRHGLDEDGAGIYSWIAGIGSGLIALFMIKALFFVKKGNMEEEYEITSKDQPQLFHFLYRLADETGAPRPHRVFLSPRVNACVFYDLSMLNFFFPSKKNLEIGLALVNVLSISELKAVLAHEFGHFAQRSMAVGNWVYIAQQIAAHLIGRRDALDDFLRSVSRFDIRVAWIGWSLRLIIWSLRSALESFFNLVVLAQRALSREMEFQADLVAVSVTGSDALIHALHKLQAADEAWETTQGFLVDQVRLGKAAKDIFPVHSKIIDKSRNLWNNPNYGRVPALPSENPQGHRIFTSEIAQPPRMWATHPYNHEREANAKKRYVPALLDDRSSWLVFDDADSLREKFTDRLLSRYETELSKDAEILNAVDQFYEKEYLNSRYRGAYLGRSFARYASSPDKFYETKIDSVSEALNELYPPNLTEQLEKLRSLEKEKNLLTALKEGFYTPPDGIIRFRGTELKKKELPSAIESLEKDCNELQAEVFAHDQKCRTAHLKAAEQIGQGWPEYLRGLMDLLHYAVHSMENIEDSRALLNNVYAVVTADRHVSGQELIRLVSAGNQVYDAIAAVHNHKQNIILDSELLERLELKDWNSAFSEFKFTRATEDNMQQWLEVVDSWINEAIDALYALKQASLEKLLLAEAKIAEKIRNPKTKLESAPPPSKAVPEYPTLIPRQERKLQTRLDLWDRFQTADGLVPGILRFAVAAGIIGGALYLTSFAVFR, from the coding sequence ATGGATCACTTATACCCCGCAAGCCCCGCGAATATTCCTTCGGATCTTACCGGATTGAACCGGGCTCACAAACGAAATCTTTGGCTGACCGTAATCGGTCTGATTCTTTTTCTTCTCGTATATCTCGCATTAAGCGGATGGTTTGTTTGGTCGTCGTATTCCTTGATTCGACACGGATTGGACGAAGACGGAGCGGGAATTTATTCCTGGATCGCGGGAATCGGTTCCGGGCTGATCGCCTTGTTTATGATCAAGGCCTTATTCTTCGTAAAAAAAGGAAACATGGAGGAAGAATACGAAATCACATCCAAAGACCAGCCCCAACTGTTTCACTTCCTATATCGTTTAGCGGACGAAACCGGAGCGCCCCGTCCTCATCGAGTATTTCTTTCCCCGAGAGTCAACGCGTGCGTATTTTACGATTTATCGATGCTCAATTTTTTCTTCCCTTCCAAGAAGAATCTGGAGATCGGACTCGCGCTCGTAAACGTACTGAGCATCAGCGAACTCAAAGCCGTTCTCGCACACGAATTCGGACATTTCGCGCAACGCAGCATGGCCGTGGGAAATTGGGTTTACATCGCGCAGCAGATCGCGGCACATTTGATCGGAAGAAGGGACGCGCTTGATGATTTTCTTCGTTCGGTTTCGAGATTCGACATTCGGGTCGCTTGGATCGGTTGGTCGCTTCGCTTAATCATTTGGTCCTTGCGGTCCGCTCTGGAATCCTTTTTCAATCTTGTCGTATTAGCACAAAGAGCGCTTTCCAGAGAAATGGAATTCCAAGCGGACCTCGTAGCGGTTTCGGTCACGGGAAGCGACGCATTGATTCACGCGCTTCATAAACTGCAAGCGGCGGACGAAGCTTGGGAAACGACGCAGGGATTTCTTGTCGATCAGGTTCGTTTGGGGAAAGCGGCCAAGGATATTTTTCCGGTTCATTCCAAAATCATCGATAAGTCTAGAAATCTCTGGAACAATCCGAATTACGGAAGAGTTCCCGCGCTGCCTTCGGAAAATCCGCAGGGACATCGCATCTTTACGTCCGAGATCGCTCAACCTCCGAGAATGTGGGCGACCCACCCATACAATCATGAACGGGAAGCGAACGCGAAAAAGAGATACGTTCCCGCTTTGCTCGACGATAGAAGCAGCTGGCTCGTGTTCGACGACGCGGATTCTCTTCGTGAAAAATTCACGGATCGGCTTCTTTCCCGTTACGAAACGGAACTGAGTAAGGACGCGGAAATCCTGAACGCGGTCGATCAATTCTACGAAAAGGAATATCTAAACAGCCGTTATAGAGGCGCGTATTTGGGAAGATCCTTTGCACGTTATGCGTCATCTCCCGATAAATTTTACGAAACGAAGATCGATTCCGTTTCCGAAGCCTTGAACGAATTGTATCCGCCGAATTTAACGGAACAACTGGAGAAGCTCCGCTCTCTCGAAAAGGAAAAAAATCTTCTCACCGCGCTAAAGGAAGGATTCTACACTCCTCCCGACGGAATCATCCGCTTTCGCGGAACGGAACTCAAAAAAAAGGAACTTCCCTCGGCCATCGAAAGTTTGGAAAAGGATTGTAACGAACTGCAAGCGGAGGTTTTTGCACACGATCAAAAATGCAGAACGGCCCATCTCAAAGCGGCGGAACAGATCGGCCAAGGATGGCCCGAGTATCTGCGCGGCTTGATGGACTTGCTTCACTACGCGGTTCACTCAATGGAGAATATCGAGGACAGCAGGGCGTTGTTGAACAACGTGTATGCGGTCGTAACGGCGGATCGGCACGTGAGCGGTCAAGAATTGATCCGTCTCGTATCGGCGGGCAATCAAGTTTACGACGCGATCGCAGCCGTGCACAATCATAAGCAAAACATAATATTGGATTCCGAACTTCTAGAGCGCTTGGAATTGAAGGACTGGAATTCAGCGTTCAGCGAATTCAAATTCACCCGTGCGACCGAAGACAATATGCAGCAGTGGCTGGAAGTGGTCGATTCTTGGATCAACGAGGCGATCGACGCGCTTTACGCGCTAAAACAAGCGAGCCTCGAAAAACTTCTTCTCGCGGAAGCGAAGATCGCGGAAAAAATCCGGAATCCGAAAACGAAATTGGAATCCGCACCTCCGCCTTCGAAAGCGGTTCCAGAATATCCGACTTTGATTCCGCGTCAGGAGCGAAAACTACAAACCCGTTTGGATCTTTGGGATCGGTTTCAAACCGCGGACGGATTGGTTCCGGGAATTCTTCGGTTTGCGGTTGCTGCGGGAATCATAGGCGGAGCCTTGTATCTCACGAGTTTTGCGGTTTTTCGATAG
- a CDS encoding HEAT repeat domain-containing protein, with amino-acid sequence MKFRSILAIAFAVSFTTGALFAEKSTEEHIKSLSSGSDSEKYESAVALGKNKEKSAIPELINLLNRNNEPKVASAAAIALGRIAEPGDATIALKNKIISSENGDIVYASLASLLNITTKNEKVEDSTKEAFEYADKNRRGDEFVSDFLDLIKKKLKL; translated from the coding sequence ATGAAATTTCGTTCTATTCTTGCTATTGCGTTCGCGGTTTCTTTTACAACCGGCGCTCTGTTTGCCGAAAAATCCACGGAAGAACATATCAAATCCCTTTCTTCCGGTTCCGATTCCGAAAAATACGAATCGGCGGTTGCGCTCGGAAAGAATAAGGAAAAATCCGCGATTCCGGAACTCATCAATCTTCTCAACCGCAACAACGAACCGAAGGTTGCTTCGGCCGCAGCGATCGCTTTGGGAAGAATCGCAGAGCCGGGCGACGCGACCATCGCTCTGAAGAATAAAATTATTTCCTCCGAAAACGGGGACATCGTTTACGCTTCTCTCGCTTCTCTTTTAAACATCACGACAAAAAACGAAAAAGTCGAAGATTCCACGAAAGAAGCTTTCGAATACGCGGATAAGAATCGCAGAGGAGACGAGTTTGTTTCCGATTTTCTGGATCTTATCAAGAAGAAGTTAAAACTCTAA
- a CDS encoding HesA/MoeB/ThiF family protein translates to MLTPPEISRYSRNILLDEVKRKGQETLKSSRVTVIGAGGLGSPALYYLAAAGIGKIRVLDSDTIDTTNLQRQILFKHSEIGLSKSETAKHRIEELNPYIEIESFSVRLNPENAEEHLKNSDLVLEGSDNFETKFLTNDVCCALKIPLLIAGILRFDGMVLGIRPGIDPCYRCIYETLPPANAIPSCSEAGVIGSIAGIIGSIQATEAVKFLLGLTASESPGVFGSMLQLESKSMEFHKVSLIKRNDCKACSHL, encoded by the coding sequence TTGTTGACTCCTCCGGAAATCAGCCGGTATTCCCGGAACATTCTTCTGGATGAAGTAAAACGAAAGGGTCAAGAAACCCTCAAGTCCTCCCGAGTGACCGTGATCGGCGCCGGGGGGTTGGGTTCTCCCGCTCTCTATTATCTCGCCGCGGCGGGAATCGGAAAGATCCGAGTCTTGGATTCCGATACGATCGACACCACAAATCTGCAAAGACAAATTCTGTTTAAACATTCGGAAATCGGTCTTTCCAAATCGGAAACGGCCAAACATAGAATCGAAGAATTGAATCCGTACATCGAGATCGAATCGTTTTCAGTTCGTTTGAATCCGGAGAATGCGGAAGAGCATCTGAAAAACAGCGATTTGGTTTTGGAAGGTTCGGATAATTTCGAAACTAAGTTTCTTACAAACGACGTATGTTGTGCTTTGAAGATTCCTCTTTTAATCGCGGGAATTCTCCGTTTTGACGGAATGGTTTTGGGAATTCGTCCGGGCATCGATCCTTGTTACCGCTGTATTTATGAAACTCTTCCTCCGGCAAACGCGATCCCGAGTTGTTCGGAAGCGGGTGTGATCGGAAGTATTGCCGGAATCATCGGAAGCATTCAGGCGACCGAAGCCGTAAAATTTTTACTCGGACTTACCGCTTCGGAATCTCCCGGGGTTTTCGGTTCCATGCTTCAGCTCGAATCGAAGTCCATGGAATTTCATAAGGTTTCTCTGATCAAACGGAACGACTGCAAGGCTTGTTCGCATCTATGA
- a CDS encoding helix-hairpin-helix domain-containing protein — protein sequence MSKKEYSKMEKGYLEQSDILKEFQTLPGVGKSIAMDYWNLGFRSLDEIGSADPEKLYVRCCDLHGGTVDRCMLYVFRCAHYALNTKKPNAEKLKWWNWKESEKPQKSKR from the coding sequence ATGAGTAAAAAAGAATATTCTAAAATGGAAAAAGGATATCTCGAACAATCGGATATTCTGAAGGAATTTCAAACGCTTCCCGGAGTCGGGAAATCGATCGCAATGGATTATTGGAATCTCGGTTTTAGAAGTCTGGACGAGATCGGTTCGGCGGACCCCGAAAAATTATACGTTCGCTGCTGCGATCTTCACGGAGGAACCGTGGATCGTTGTATGCTTTACGTTTTTCGATGCGCTCACTACGCGTTGAATACGAAAAAGCCGAACGCCGAAAAACTCAAGTGGTGGAACTGGAAGGAATCCGAAAAACCTCAAAAATCGAAACGATAA
- a CDS encoding LA_0442/LA_0875 N-terminal domain-containing protein has translation MKKFISYVIIIILLFSFSLRSETLLLKSGEKMEGHIVSQDKESVTFKLEDGTVKVLPKSTIRKISFAKIQDATTKKEPQVSEEEKKAKEAAEIAEKQKKEAAELAEKQKTESEKQKSKEEKAKKREQELSASKRHYLEASFGAGSGKEQTELRPFYQTISYAGLLFSSSGQAEILMDPFTTTNKSSTTRLKYAWNRFTVELRGTEAKGNIDVSGIQTLAFGTGGGSSSSGERTANLIVGDANTKFQKVSSRFGFTPYPHPVLDLQILGGVERIWSKTSQEVDSFGQTTASGINPSRISFREYAQSQKGISYGIGFEFKFLERYTFQGQLLHLSMSSPSSLQNYEYRMDPSSSSSSTIRLNQTGLDYWWKSTGTEVNLKLSARIVGNFSLFAEASNMTLKNKLQTGYITDNEGGSDQIGLKIFGPRILIPMLYDSKTVLTYFQIGGNYRFDF, from the coding sequence ATGAAAAAATTTATTTCCTATGTTATAATTATCATTCTTCTTTTTTCTTTTTCGCTGCGAAGCGAAACCCTTCTTTTAAAGTCCGGCGAAAAGATGGAGGGACATATTGTGAGCCAGGATAAGGAATCGGTGACATTCAAACTCGAAGACGGAACTGTAAAGGTTCTTCCGAAATCAACGATCCGAAAAATCTCTTTCGCAAAAATTCAGGATGCTACGACGAAAAAGGAACCGCAAGTAAGCGAGGAAGAGAAGAAAGCGAAAGAAGCCGCCGAGATTGCGGAGAAACAAAAGAAAGAAGCGGCCGAACTCGCCGAAAAGCAAAAGACGGAATCGGAAAAACAAAAATCGAAAGAGGAAAAGGCCAAAAAAAGGGAACAGGAACTTTCGGCTTCCAAAAGACATTATCTCGAAGCTTCCTTCGGAGCCGGAAGCGGCAAGGAACAGACCGAACTTCGTCCTTTTTATCAAACGATTTCCTACGCGGGTTTGCTGTTCAGCAGTTCCGGTCAGGCCGAGATTCTCATGGACCCGTTTACGACGACTAACAAGAGTTCGACGACGCGACTTAAATACGCATGGAACCGTTTTACGGTAGAGCTGAGAGGAACCGAGGCGAAAGGAAACATAGACGTCAGCGGGATTCAAACGTTGGCTTTCGGAACGGGCGGCGGCTCATCGAGTTCCGGCGAAAGAACGGCGAACCTCATCGTAGGCGACGCGAACACGAAATTCCAAAAGGTGTCCTCTCGTTTCGGTTTTACCCCGTATCCTCATCCGGTTCTGGATTTGCAGATCCTCGGAGGCGTGGAAAGAATTTGGTCCAAGACCAGTCAGGAAGTGGATAGCTTCGGCCAGACGACCGCGAGCGGTATCAATCCGAGTCGCATTAGCTTTCGCGAATATGCCCAATCTCAAAAAGGGATTAGTTACGGTATCGGTTTCGAGTTCAAGTTTTTGGAACGATATACGTTTCAGGGACAACTGCTTCATCTCAGCATGTCGAGCCCTTCCAGTTTGCAAAATTACGAATATAGAATGGACCCCAGCTCGTCCTCTTCTTCCACGATCCGTCTCAATCAAACCGGTTTGGATTATTGGTGGAAATCAACTGGAACCGAAGTCAATCTCAAACTTTCCGCGAGGATCGTCGGCAACTTCAGCCTATTTGCGGAAGCGAGCAATATGACTCTCAAAAACAAACTGCAAACGGGATATATCACGGACAACGAAGGAGGTAGCGATCAGATCGGATTAAAGATTTTCGGGCCGAGAATTTTGATTCCGATGTTGTACGACTCGAAAACCGTTCTGACGTATTTTCAAATCGGCGGGAATTATCGTTTCGATTTTTGA
- the lpxK gene encoding tetraacyldisaccharide 4'-kinase, whose translation MKSFTPLSLLQVVLFPILYALSFVYRGIFLLDRKFTEKKKLPGAFVISVGNLSMGGTGKTPFSIYLAKLIHREFPEKKIVLLSRGYGATGSKSGYRVTIQSTPREAGDEPLLLKKHLPFAEVWIGRDRYASYLRFKKELKMEENPIVILDDGFQHHVLERDVDMVLLDSSRIHRERFLIPAGNLREPISSLTRADWIVFSKYEPSVERIVQNIQKKFPQGILRFTSEPDKLLSPDLQLDSPKIFYGRKVYAFTGIGNPEVFFSMIRKFQPLELETRAFRDHHSYTLEDENALDTISKDNDYLVCTEKDLIKISRPPENLKILLLESKLDKEEKLISFLKNKIA comes from the coding sequence ATGAAATCCTTTACTCCCCTTTCGCTCTTGCAAGTCGTTCTATTCCCGATCCTATACGCGCTTTCGTTCGTCTATCGCGGCATTTTTTTGTTGGATCGGAAATTTACGGAAAAGAAAAAACTTCCCGGTGCGTTCGTAATCAGCGTGGGAAATCTTTCCATGGGCGGAACGGGTAAAACCCCCTTCTCCATTTATCTTGCAAAATTGATTCATCGCGAGTTCCCGGAAAAAAAAATCGTGCTGTTGTCCCGCGGATACGGCGCTACCGGATCGAAGAGCGGATATCGAGTCACCATACAATCGACTCCGAGAGAAGCGGGAGACGAACCTCTTCTTTTAAAAAAACATCTTCCGTTCGCGGAAGTGTGGATCGGAAGGGATCGATACGCGTCCTATCTTCGTTTTAAAAAAGAATTGAAGATGGAGGAAAACCCGATCGTAATTTTGGACGACGGATTTCAACATCACGTATTGGAACGAGACGTGGATATGGTTTTATTGGATTCGAGCAGGATTCATCGCGAACGTTTTCTAATCCCCGCCGGAAATCTTCGTGAACCGATTTCCTCTCTTACAAGGGCGGATTGGATCGTATTCTCGAAATACGAACCTTCGGTGGAAAGAATCGTTCAGAACATTCAGAAAAAATTTCCTCAGGGAATTCTGCGTTTTACTTCCGAACCGGATAAGTTGTTATCGCCCGATCTGCAGTTGGATTCTCCGAAAATCTTTTACGGTAGGAAGGTGTATGCCTTTACGGGAATCGGAAATCCGGAAGTTTTCTTTTCGATGATCCGCAAGTTTCAACCGTTGGAGTTGGAAACGAGAGCGTTCCGCGATCACCACTCGTATACGTTGGAAGACGAAAACGCGCTCGATACGATTTCGAAAGACAACGACTATCTGGTTTGTACGGAAAAGGATCTGATTAAGATTTCGAGACCTCCGGAGAATCTGAAAATTCTTCTTTTGGAAAGCAAACTCGACAAAGAAGAGAAGCTGATCTCTTTCTTAAAAAACAAAATCGCCTAA
- a CDS encoding ABC transporter ATP-binding protein — MNIYKRLLKYSFKYKYRLISGIVLSFLVSVLNGASLTSLIPIFDSLGTGEKTNFEISLTKKDKALIQRYEEKDSFTSVESIELQLAHWKVQLNSSLKKMSHDELVLLFCFIVFPVYLLKLIFLAAAVYCINSAGYLAIRDLRAELYAKAQTLPLNHFVQEKTGILMSRIINDVEVLGKLISSDLKDAITDFFYIVTHLLLLLYLSWKMFLAVFIIVPIVMGPVSAFADKIRRATRNQQERLSSLNGHLQEVISGIRVIRAFSMEKAEAKRFWEFNQDLSDKTFKGHFYHQVGPSLTELFSSIVAVIFLSFGAYLMEDGTFSRGMFMAFFLTLIFLMRPFKQMSMLSNSIQSAISAGDRVFELLDQETDIQNPSNPKILKRIEKGISFNNVTFTYPGAKNPAIQEINLEIPKGETIALVGASGAGKSTLVDLVPRLIDPQEGSITVDGIDLREMDLSNLRKRIGIVSQQVFLFNGTIRENICYGNSNVSEDRLHAACEQAFAMDFILSMEEGFDTIVGERGVMLSGGQRQRIAIARALLLDPEILILDEATSALDTESERLVQQALESLYKNRTVIIIAHRLSTVQIANRIFTMENGRIVESGTHAELIQLDGKYKKLYDIQFVESSETF, encoded by the coding sequence ATGAACATCTATAAACGGCTCCTAAAGTATTCCTTCAAGTACAAATACAGATTGATTTCGGGTATCGTACTTTCTTTTCTCGTATCGGTTCTGAACGGAGCTTCTCTTACTTCTTTGATTCCGATTTTCGATTCTCTCGGGACAGGAGAAAAAACGAATTTCGAAATTTCCCTTACCAAAAAAGACAAAGCCCTGATCCAGCGTTACGAAGAGAAAGATTCTTTTACGAGTGTAGAATCCATCGAACTGCAGCTCGCTCACTGGAAAGTGCAGCTGAATTCTTCGCTGAAGAAAATGAGTCACGACGAACTCGTTCTTCTGTTTTGTTTTATCGTTTTTCCCGTATATCTTTTGAAGCTCATCTTTCTCGCTGCGGCGGTTTATTGTATCAACTCGGCCGGTTATCTAGCGATCCGGGATTTGCGGGCTGAACTGTACGCAAAGGCGCAAACTCTTCCTCTCAATCACTTCGTTCAGGAAAAAACGGGAATCCTGATGAGTAGAATCATCAACGACGTGGAAGTTCTCGGTAAACTGATCAGTTCGGATTTGAAGGACGCGATCACGGATTTCTTTTACATCGTCACGCATTTGCTTCTTCTTCTTTATCTGAGCTGGAAGATGTTTCTTGCCGTGTTCATCATCGTTCCGATCGTGATGGGCCCCGTTTCCGCATTCGCCGATAAGATCCGCAGGGCGACCCGAAACCAACAGGAACGTCTGTCCTCGTTAAACGGACATCTTCAGGAAGTCATTTCCGGAATCCGTGTGATCCGCGCGTTCTCGATGGAAAAGGCGGAGGCGAAACGTTTCTGGGAATTCAACCAAGATCTTTCGGACAAAACTTTCAAAGGACATTTTTATCATCAAGTCGGACCTTCCCTTACGGAATTGTTCAGCTCGATCGTAGCCGTGATTTTTTTGAGCTTCGGCGCGTATCTGATGGAAGACGGAACGTTCTCCCGCGGGATGTTTATGGCGTTCTTTTTAACGCTCATTTTTTTAATGCGACCGTTCAAGCAGATGAGTATGTTGTCCAACTCGATCCAAAGCGCGATCTCCGCCGGGGATCGGGTGTTCGAGCTTTTGGATCAGGAAACCGACATTCAAAATCCCTCGAATCCTAAAATCCTAAAAAGAATCGAAAAAGGCATTTCGTTTAACAATGTGACCTTCACGTATCCGGGCGCGAAAAACCCCGCGATCCAGGAAATCAATCTCGAAATCCCGAAAGGAGAAACGATCGCACTCGTGGGCGCATCGGGGGCGGGAAAGTCCACGTTAGTCGATCTTGTTCCGAGATTGATCGATCCTCAGGAAGGAAGCATCACCGTCGACGGAATCGATCTTCGGGAAATGGATCTGAGCAATCTCCGCAAAAGAATCGGAATCGTATCGCAGCAGGTTTTTTTATTCAACGGAACGATTCGGGAAAACATCTGTTACGGAAACTCGAACGTTTCGGAGGATCGACTTCACGCCGCTTGCGAACAAGCCTTTGCGATGGACTTCATTCTTTCCATGGAGGAAGGTTTCGACACGATCGTGGGCGAACGAGGCGTGATGCTTTCGGGCGGTCAAAGACAAAGAATCGCGATCGCCCGCGCCTTATTGCTCGATCCGGAAATTTTGATCTTGGACGAGGCGACTTCCGCACTCGACACTGAATCGGAACGACTGGTTCAACAAGCCCTCGAATCCCTTTACAAAAACAGAACCGTAATCATCATCGCGCACAGACTTTCCACCGTTCAAATCGCGAACCGTATTTTTACGATGGAAAACGGAAGAATCGTGGAATCGGGAACACACGCGGAGCTGATCCAACTCGACGGCAAATACAAAAAACTCTACGACATCCAGTTCGTAGAATCCTCCGAAACCTTCTAA